The Alkalibaculum bacchi genomic sequence AACTCCATCATTCATGGTAATAAGCAAAATTTTAGGGAAGTTCATATAGCTCATACCAGTACAACGATAGCCCCATTTGCCTGGAACTGCAGTCTCTACACATCCAATAGCACTATAGTCATAGGCATCTTCTTCAGATACTCCATAATCTATAAAAGATGGAATTATTATTTCGTCATTATTGAAAGCTGGCATACCAAAGCCTAGTTTAACTACTTCAATGCACTCACTCATAAACTTATTATCTAATCCTGTATGATAGCGTACTGTCAAGTTTGGTTGTGGTAATTTTGTCTGAGCTATGCTGCGTAAAACCAAATAAGACATTTTATTGACAGCATCTTTTTTATCTTTAGTTTGACCACCAATTGTTACATTTTGATAAAGTGGGCTACCCGCACTACTTAATGTATGAGATTGACTACGGACTTTATTAACAGTTAGTGTCTTAACCCATAAGTTTGTCAAGAGTTCAACTGCATGTTCTTCTGTAATACGACCAGCTGCTAGATCTGCTTCATAATATGGATTCATAAATTGATCAAAACGTCCGTAAGACAGTGAGTGTCCATTTGATTCAATTTGTAAAATAACTTGTATGAACCATACAGATTGAATTGCCTCTGCAAGAGTCTCTGCTGGCTCATATGGCACCTTTGCTGTAATCCGACTAATTTCTCTTAATTCTTCTGCTCGTTCAGGTGTAGCATTTTTTGCCATTTCAAGAGCTAGTTTTGAGAAACGCTTTGCATAAGTGTGCACAGCATCGATTACAATTAATACAGATTGATAAAAATGATACTTATCAATATTCTCAGGAACAGTTAAATCTAATTTACTTTTAAGTTTTCGAGTACGCTCTTCATATCCACGTAGTCCTACTTTTAATAGTTGAGGATAATCAGCAGCTAAGTGAGCATCACCAGAATTCATTTTTCCTTCCATTCCAAAAAATCCCAAGAATGGAGCTACTTCATCTGGCAATAAAGATTTAGAATAATCTCTAAGTGATTTTCCATCCCAAAAAGGAGCAATCAAACGTAATTTTTCTTTTGTATCTTCTGTTATGTAAAAAACATCTCCGTCACGTTTTTCAAATTTATCTAATTCATTTATAACAAATTCCATGGTGTACTCTGGAAAGATTGGAGCGTCATTATTTGAAGATGCTTGATTTCCAACAATAAATGTTTCTTCTTCAATATAAATTGTCATATTCTCTAAAATATTTTTTAACATTAGTGCACGTTGTAAATTAACAGGTTTTCCTTGGTTTTCTTTGTAGGATTCTGTAGCAAGAACTGCACGTTCTGGATCTATATATGGCTTTTTATCTAATACGGCTTCACGATATTGTTTCATTCTAGGTGTTAAATGACCAAAATAATTACTCATGTAGATATCCTCCTTATAGTGATTTATATTTTTAGTAATTCTATATTTTCATAATATCACTAATTAGTTACGTATGTCAATATTATTCCTTCATTCGTAATATGTATATTGTTTTATCTAAAACAAATTTATATTTTACAGTCAAACTCTTCTCTTAAAAATATCTCTTGGTATTCCTTTAAATCTTCAGGATGCAATTGTTTTATACCTTTCATCTTGTATTCCATACCTAGTGCTTCATACTTCTTTTCACCCATTTGATGGAACGGCAAAAGATTTACCTCTTTAATTCCAATATCTTTTAGTAGTTTACAGAATTCTTTAGCATCCTTTAGATCATCGTTAAAGCCTGGAATAACCGGAATTCGAGCAATAATTTTTTTTCCCTTCTTCACAGCAGTTCGCATATTTGCTTGAGTAATTTTATTATCTACATTTGTTGCTTCTTTATGCTTCACAGGATCATAATGCTTCATATCGTATAAAAGCAAATCAATGTGTTCAATAAAGCGCTCAAATATTTGTGGTGCTGCATATCCTGTAGTCTCAGCAGCTCTGTGAATACCATATTTTTTTAATTCCTTTAAAAGCTCAATGGCAAAATCCGCCTGTTGCAATACTTCTCCTCCTGATAGAGTAACGCCTCCTCCAGATTCTTCATAAAATACTTTATCTTTAAGGACTTCTTGCATAATCTCATCTACGCTTTTATACTCACCTTCTACAGTAAAACCTTTCGTTGGGCATTCTTTTATAATGGTTTCCCAATTCTCACATTTATTCGTATCTATTTGCTTTCGCCCATTAACATTTATTATGGATCCTTCTGGACAAGACTCAACACATTTATTGCACTCTACACATTTTGTATCGTCCCAGCTGATTTGAATTTTTCCAATTTGTGATTCTGGATTGGCACACCAAAGGCATCTAAGGGGACATCCTTTAAAAAACACTACAGTCCTTATCCCTGGACCATCATGTATACTAAACTTTTGGATATTAAATATTATCGCTCTTTTTTCTTCCATTAGCTCACCTCATTATCCTTTATATGAATATCATAGCTTATTTAGGTCCATATGTAAATAAATATTTATTCATTTGATGCATATTCTTTTTCATTTGAAACCTACCTGTGATATAATCTATAGGTATCCTAAAATTGTCCGCGAAATAAAAGGATTCTATACTATAATCTGGTTTGTAAATATATTATAATAGTTACATATCCTTAATACAGGAGGAAAAAATGACTGATAGACTTTCAAAAATATTAAGTATTGTCAATGAAAATAGAAAGATAGAAGTATCGAAACTATCTGAACTATTAGATGTTTCTCAAGTGACCATCCGCAAGGACTTAGATATCTTATCGGAAAAGGGCCTAATTAATCGGGAACACGGATATGCAGTTTTAAATGAAAGCGATGATATTAACAATAGACTTGCTGTCAATTATAATATCAAATTAAAGATTGCAAAATCTGCAGCAGAGACTGTTTCAAATGGGGAAACCATTATGATTGAATCTGGTTCTAGTTGTGCTATTTTTGCAGAGGAAGTTGCTAAAAGCAAAAAAGATATTACAATCATGTCTAACTCTGCTTTTATTGCTTCTTATATTAGACAATATTCAAATTGCAAGGTAATTTTACTAGGAGGCGAGTATCAAAAAGAGTCTCAAGTAAATGTAGGACCTATTACAAAAATCTGCGCAGAACAATTCTATGTGGATAAGCTTTTCATTGGTATAGATGGATTTTCACCAACTATTGGCTTTATGGCTTCAGATTTAATGCGTGCAGAAGCTGTAAAATCTATGGCAGCATCAGCAAGAAAAGTTATTATCCTCAGTGATTCTACTAAATTTGATCGTCATGGATTAGTAAATCTTTTTTCTATTGGTGATATAGATGCTCTATACACAGATGCTAATATTCCTGATAAAATATGTGAAACATTTGAAAGAAAAGGAATTCATGTTATTACAGTATCTACGGCGCCTTAGCCATCAGCACAATCTACCAAAATTTTGTATTTTTCTGGGGTCTAAGACCCTTCACTAGCGTTTAGGATGATAAGAGGTAGCGGCTGGTTTTACGTTTTTCCCGTCCAACCAACTCACGAACCAACTGTCCAACCATTTATGCTGGTGCTCTGAATGACAAAAGCAATCGTTCAGGTCAAAAATAAGATTTCTTATTCTATAAGATAAAAAAAGCCTCGCACTTCGCGCGAGGCTTTTTTTTATGCTTTTGTTTTTGCTTCTTGTTCTTGTTTATACGTAATTTGATCTTGTTTTTTGAAGAATGGTAAATATATTAATACAGACATCGCTAAGATAATAATTTGCATCAAAGCACCTTTCCAACCTGCTACCATTAATCCTGAAATAAGAAGTGGTGTACTCCAAGGTAGTATTACTCCTGAGAAAGGTTGTAAGAATCCGATAGCAATAGCGCCATATACAAGCAATGCTGCAATTACTGGTACTGCAATAAAAGGAATAAACATAAGTGGGTTTAATACTATAGGGAACCCAAAAACAACTGGTTCATTAATATTAAATATTGCAGGTACTACAGACATTTTTCCTAAGCTCTTATACTGCTCTGATTTTGCAGCAAATAACATTGCAAATACAATACCAAAAGTGATTCCAGATCCCGAAAGGATGATAAAACTATCAAGGAACTGTTGTGTTACAATATGCGCGCCACCTTCTACTGTTGCAGAACCAACTTGTTGAAGTAATTCTGCATTGGCTACAGAGTTTGCTGTCAGTAAAGATACTACGATACCATTGACAATGGATTGCCCATGTACGCCAAACCACCATAGGAAAGATATAAAGAAAGCAATCCCTATTGCGCCTGGTAAGGAATCTGTCAATCCTTGTAGTGGCACTTGTAAAACGGTATAAATCCATTCGATAAATGTAGTTTGTAAACCAAATTTAAATATTCCATATACTATCGCCGATACAGCGAAAATAAACGCTGCTGGTATTAAAGCTGTAAATTGATTTGCAACTCCAGGTGGTACGCTATCTGGCATTTTAATGACGATTTTCTTTCTCATAAACCATGAGTACGTAGCACCCACAAACAATCCTACTATAATAGCTGTAATCATTCCCTGTCCGCCAGTCCATGCTTTTGAAATGACATCATTTACTACTTCTCCACCTTCTAAAGTAACAAATGAGTTTTGAATGATAAAGAAGGTTGCAATAGATAGTACTCCTGCCGGGAGTGCTTCATATCCTTCATTTTTAACATACGCGTAACCGATTGCAAAGCAAGCAACCATGCCCATAATTGCAAATGTACCACCATAGACTTGCATAAATGGTACAGACCATTCCGGACCGAAAGTATTTGTCAGAAAATCTGTTACACCTTTGAATGGTAAAGCTCCGATGATAAGAAATATAGATCCTACTACAGTTAAAGGTAAAATACTCAGCATACCTTCTTTTAATGCGATAACTCCTTTCATGTTGACAAACTTCATCATCACTTCCATGAGTTTATTCCCAAAATCTTTTGTGTTCATTTGTCTAACCCCCTTAATAATTTTATTTTTCTTTTTCTATAAGACTAAGTGCAAAGTCTAGTACTTTTTCTCCATTCATCATGCCATAATCAGCCATAGGAATTACAGCAACTGGTACACACTTTTCACCACATATTTTTTGTGATTTTGGTAGTGTATAAGCAATTTGAGGTCCTAATAAAGCCACATCTAAACCATCTAAAGAATCTGCTAATTTTCCTTGAGCACACGCTTCTATATCTACTTCTAAGCCTCTAGCTGCTGCGGCTTTCTTCATTTTTTCTACCAAAGCACTAGTTGAAAATGCTGCTGCACAAAATAATTTGATTTTTATCATTTGAAATCCTCCTCTTATTTTTTGTTTTCTACTAATGTATTGACTACTTTACGCAGTTCCACAATTTGTTCAATTAAATTCAATTCACTCATAGATGTCATAAGATGATCCTGGGCATGGACAAACAGTGCTGAAATTTCTACTTTTTCGCCTGCTGCTTCCTTCTGCAATAATGAAGTTTGTGCATTATGTGCTACAATTAATGCATCATGAGCTAATTTGATTTCTTCATCAGCCCCTTCGCTATCTCCCTCATTTATTTTTCTTATAGCTTCATACCCATGAGTTTTAGCATCGCCAGAATGTATGATTAACTGCATAATAGTCTGTTCCATTTCATTCATTACTATTTCCTCCTTTTTAATTATGTATTTTGATTTTATTTTGTACCTTGTTGTGTATTCCATACTTTCTTAATAGCAATTCTCATGCCAAACACTAAAATCTAGTTCTTCTTGTGTTAAATCGACGTTAAATTCTATATTTCGACAACAGTGTTTTAAACACACATGTTAGTGTTTGATTCATTTTTTTAGTGTTTGAGACTTTTAAAGTGTTTTATGGTTAGTGTTTGATATTGTTTAAACTCTGTATGGTTTTCATTGTCATAATAGTTTATAATAAATGTATAATAATAATAAAAAGGTGATTATTTGAACAACAAAACACTTATATACAATAAATTACAAGAGTTAAATGATCCTAATGGCGTTAATACTCAAACACTAGCAAATATTTTAGGAATGAGCCGCTCAAATGTGAGCAATGAACTAAACAAACTATATAAAGAAGGAAAAATAAAGAAAACTTCTGGAAGACCCGTTTTGTTCTATATAGAGAATGCTTCTATTTCTCCTACCAAAACAGTCACCACTCAATTAGACGAGCTGGTAAAATACAATACGAGCTTAAAAGACGCCAGAGACCAGGCTAAAGCTGCCATACTCTATCCACCAAAGGGCTTAGCTACCTTGATACTTGGAGATACAGGTGTAGGAAAATCTATGTTTGTCTCATTAATGCACTCTTATGCTATAGAAATGGGCGTAATTCCAGAGGATGCTCCTTTTATCGTATTTAACTGTGCAGATTATAGTAATAATCCACAATTACTCGTATCTCAACTTTTTGGTGTAAAAAAGGGAACTTATACTGGAGCAGAATCAGATCGAGTAGGACTCATAGAAAAAGCCGACGACGGAATCTTGTTTTTAGATGAAGTACATCGACTTCCGCCAGAAGGTCAAGAAGCCTTGTTTACTTATTTAGACACAAATACTTTTCGCAGAATGGGAGATAGTGAGCTTAGAAGTACCAATGCCTTAATCATAACTGCCACCACAGAAGATCCTAACTCTGCTTTATTACAAACCTTTACTAGAAGAATACCCATGATGTTTAGGATTCCGTCTCTTAAGGAGAGAACCTTTGATGAGCGCTTGTATTTAATTAAGAATTTTTTTAAGCAAGAGAGCATCAAATTAAGTCGAGATATTTATGTATCATGCAATACTATTCGCGCTCTTTTATCCTATGAGTGCAAGGGTAATATTGGACAGTTAAAAAGCGATATACAGCTTATCTGCGCCAAAGCCTATTCTGAGTTTTTAACAAATCTACGACAGGACGTTCGGATTAGTAGCAGAAGTTTACCTACTCATATACGTGAAGGTCTTCTTAAGGAAAAGGAACACCGTATGATTTGGAATAAACTAACAGGCGAGGAGGTGGAGTACTTTCGCTTTGCACCTAATATGAAAACAGATATCCCTGCCATTGAAGAAGAAGATAATCATATTTATTCTTTTATAGAAAATAAATTAGCCCAACTTCAAGCAAAAGGAATATCAGAGGTCAATATTGATCAAGTTCTAGCAAAAGATATTATGGCGCATTTTCAAAAGTATCTTATTTTAGAAGATGAGGAAGCGAATAAATCTGAAATTAAAAATTTATTAGGCGAAGATACTATGGCTTGCGTTGATAAAGTAGTCTCCTTTATATCTTCAAAATTAGATAAAGACTTTAACAGCAACTTGTATACCGCCCTTGCCTTACACATCGATACACTTATAAAGAGGATTCGCAATAAAAAAAATATTATCAACCCACAACTCCTTAATATAAGGGCCTCCTATCCAAAAGAGTACAAAATAGCATTAGAAGCAAAAAATATCATAAGTGAATACATTAAAGAGAAAATTTCTGACGATGAAGCAGGATATTTGACTATTTTTCTACTGCCTGAATATGTCCAAACGACAAAAAAAGACCATGTAAAAATCATCGTCATTGTTCACGGATCATCTACAGCTACTTCGATGGTCAATGTGGTCAATGGTTTGCTTGGAGAAGATTATGCAATAGCCTTAGATGCGCCTTTAGATGAAAGCCCATCTAAAGTATATGAAAAATTAAAGAAGATTATCTTAGAGGACAAACACGCTACGGGTTATCTCCTCTTAGTAGATATGGGGTCTCTAACGACCTTCTCAGAAATGATTGAGGAAGAGTTAAAAACACCTTGTAAATCTATATCTTTAGTGTCTACTCTTCACGTTATAGAGGCGACCCGCAAGGCATTACTAGGCACTCCTTTAGATTATATTTACAATGATGTTTTACAAGTACAGTCCTATATAAGCGATCGAATCAGTCCAGATCCTACTGTAGAAAAAAGAAAGATTGCTATCATTACTACTTGTCTAACAGGAGAAGGTGGATCCATTGCCATTAAAAATATATTAAATAACCAACTGAAATACGATAAAAGCTTATTTGAAATTATACCTATAAATAGTTTAGACCAGCATGAATTTATGAAAACTTTGTCTAAAATGCAATTAGAGAGAGAAATTTTGTTTATAGTATCATCCTTTCCTATAAATACTTCTATTAAACATTTTAGTATGCACGATGTCATAAGCATGTCTGTTTTAGATGAGCTACAAGAAATCATAGATGTAAAGACAACTTTAATAAGATTACCTATGGTTTTAAAGGAGAATATTCAAAACTTAGACGGGGAAAAACTCTATGAGGATGTTCATGAATATATCGACAATGTACTTCAAAAAACGAATACAAAATTAGGAGATTCTAATATTATTGGCTTGATATTACATTTAGCTTTTATGATTAGTAGGCTAAAAGATCATGAAGTTACTTTAAATCACCCTAATAAACCTGAAGTGATCACATCTAATGAAAAGCTATATAAAATTATTAAGAAAGAATTCTTTTTCTTAGGCGAGAAATATGACATTAGCTTATCAGATAATGAGATTTGTTACTTAATTGAATACTTTAAAGAATAGTTGCAGCGCCTGCGGCGCTGCAGTCGCTAGCATTTGAATATTCCTTTTGGGTCAAATATGCGACTTACGTCGCAATAAACTAGGTTTTTAATTAGAAAAGCACACCTTTACAGTTTAGTAATTGGCGTGCTTTTTTTATGATGGTAAATTGAATGGCTCTGCTTGAAACTAGCCTAGCCTTTCTACAATTAGGTCTGCTAATCCTTGAGCTATAGACTCTAGTTCTTTTTGGTCCTCGCCTTCAATCATAACTCGGACTAAAGGTTCTGTTCCTGAAGGACGTATAAGCACTCTTCCTTTTCCATGAAAGTGTTCTTCGATTTGCGCTATTTTTTCTCCTATAACAATATCCTCTAAATATTTCTTTTTGTTTTCGTTTTTTACTTTAGCATTTACGAGGACTTGAGGATATATGGTCATCTTATCTGCTAACTTGTGTAAGGAAGTGTTTTCTTTTTTTATAATTTGAGTTAATTGTACTGCTGTAAGAAGACCATCTCCTGTAGTATTATGGTCTAAAAGAATAATATGCCCAGATTGCTCTCCACCGAGATTATAATCCTCTTTCTGCATGGTCTCTAATACGTACCGATCTCCTACTGCAGTCTTTACAGCCTTACAATTACACTCTTTTAACGCGATCTCTAAGCCCATATTGCTCATTACAGTGGCAACCACTGTGTTTTGCTTTAATTTTCCTTCTTTGGCCATGGAGTAGGCAAAGATATTCATAATTTGATCACCATCGATGTTTCTGCCAAGATTATCTACTGCTAATAATCGATCTGCATCACCGTCAAAAGCAAGGCCTAAATCTGCCCCTTCTCTGACAACTGTTTCTTGTAATCCTTCTAAGTGAGTAGATCCACAGTTACAGTTAATATTAATACCATCTGGCTGATCCCCGATGCAGATGATCTGCGCGCCTAATTTTGCGAATATCTCTGGTGCAATTTTATAGCTCGCTCCATTAGCGCAGTCTAGAACAATTTTTAAACCCTTAAAATCCACATCTAGAGAATCTAATAAGAAATCCATATAGACTTGTTCTGGGTAATCACATTGTGTTATGGCACCAACAGAATCCCCCCCAGGCAAATCAAATTCATAATCTTCCAAAATCAATTTTTCTATTTCATCTTCTACTTGATCTGATAATTTAAAACCATCTTTATTAAAAAATTTAATTCCATTAAATTCTGCTGGATTATGAGACGCAGAAATAACAACTCCTGCATCTGCTTTAAAATGTCTTGTGAGAACAGCTACTCCTGGCGTTGGTAATACGCCTAATTGAATGACATTGCCACCCATAGAACAAATCCCTGCAATTAAAGCAGATTCTAACATATCTCCAGAGATTCTAGTATCCTTTCCTATGACAATAGTCGGTGTGTGATTGCCTTCACCTAATACATAGGCCCCTGCTCTCCCCAGTTGAAAAGCTAACTGTGGCGTCAATTCAATATTCGCAATTCCCCTAACTCCGTCAGTACCAAATAATTTACCCATAATATCCTCCTGTTTAAGTTCTACGTTGTAAGTTCTAAATAAGGTGGTAAGGTGGTAAGGTGGTAAAAAAACCATTATTTTCCTATAGCGAGTTTGATCTTAGCTTTTAACAATTCTAAATTGCGCAAAGCGCGTATCTTATCCAACGAACCAACCGACCAACCATCCAACTTCTCATTTTAATTTTCTGCTTTCAGCTTTCCGTGCTTCATCTCTGGATCATCTTAATAATCGACTCCGCCATGATTAAATCCTCTGGTGTTGTGATTTTTATATTGTCATAATGCCCTTTAATGATCTTAATGGTATGATTTAATCTCTCTACCAGCATTGCATCATCTGTCCCAACAAAATGATCTTCGATGGCCTTTTCATGAGCTCTCATAAGAAGATTGTATTCAAAAGTTTGAGGTGTTTGAACAGTCCAAAGAGTAGTGCGATCTGGCGTTTCTTTTACCGTTAAATTTTCATCTACAATTTTTATTGTATCCTTTGAAGGTACTGCCACAATCGTTGCTTTATGCTCTAATGTACCTTCTATGCATTTAATCAAGGTATTAGAATGGACCAGAGGCCTAGCTCCATCGTGTGTAATTACAATATCAGCTTTTTTATTTACTTTTTTAAGGCCTAAGTACATGGATTCTTGTCTAGTAGCTCCACCCTCCACCAATACTTTTACCTTTTTTATCTTATAAGGTCTTATGACTTCTTCCATACATATCTGGACATCTTGTTTCCCAATAACCAATACTACTTCATCTACTAACTGGCATTCTTCAAACACTAGTAGTGTATGCGCCAACACAGGTTTACTATTCAAGTATAAATACTGTTTGTTAACCCCTGCTTTCATCCTTGAACCATTACCTGCTGCAACGATAATTGCGCTTACAAATGGTTTGGGCATAATAACACCGCCTAATTTTTTCTAATGTAACTTGTAATATTATATATTTTTGGGAAGTAAATTGCAATAATAAGGTGGTAAGGTGGTAAGGTGGTAAGGTGGTAAGGTGGTAAGGTGGTAAGGTGGTAAGCAAATATGCGACTTGCGTCGCAACGAACACTAAACAATAAACAATATATGATAATTTTGATAATTTTGATAATAATTAGCATTTTTGTACTGTTCAGTGTTCAATATTCGTTTTTTATTGTTCAGTGAAGGTTTTTCGCGCCCAATCGGCCAACGAGCCAACCGTCCAACCAAAAAGACAAAGCGCCCAAAACGCTTTGTCTTTTTTTAAACCGATTTCGATATCACCTTTTTAGGTTTTGCGAAGATCATTCTACCTGCTGCAGTTTGAAGGACGCTTGTGACTGTTACCTCTATGGTTTCACCTACATATTTTTTTCCATTTTCTACAACAATCATAGTTCCATCATCTAGATAAGCGACACCCTGCCCGTTTTCCTTACCTTCTTTAATCATATTGACGATCATTTCTTCTCCAGGAAGTACTACAGGTTTTACAGCATTGGCTAATTCGTTAATATTTAGAACTTCAATCCCTTTAATTGCAGCAACTTTATTTAAATTATAATCATTTGTTACTACTTTACCATTTAAATCTTCTGTAAGCTTTAGTAGTTTTGCATCTACCTCTGGAATATCAGGATAGTCTTTTTCCATGTTTACAACTTCTATCGGCAGCTCTTTTTGAATCTTATTAATAATGTCTAGTCCTCTTCTGCCTCTATTTCGCTTTAGAGAATCAGAAGAATCCGCAATATATTGTAATTCTGCTAGTACAAATTGGGGGATGACAATCGTTCCCTCAATAAATCCAGTTTTACAAATATCAAATATTCTTCCATCAATTATTACGCTAGTATCTAATATTTTATACTTTTTTAAATTTTTTGTCGTCTTTGTGCTTTTTTGTTCTCTAGGAACTTTTTTAAAAATTGAGCTAAAAGTATCCGCATTTTTATTGGCTATTGTTATTCCCAAGTACCCAAAGAAAATATAAATTAAAATAATGACAATTTGTGTAACGGGTTGAAGAAATTCAATAGCATTGATTGAAATAGATATTAACGCAGCAATAACAAATCCAACAATAAGTCCAAAAGTATTCGTTAAAATCTCGTTAAATGTTAATTTTGATATATAACCTTCAATAGCACTAGATAATTTCAATCCTGCATTAATAAAAAATGGAGACAGCAAATAAAAGATAATGCCAAATAGAGTACCACCGATAATATTAATTGTTAAAAGATAGGGCAATTCTATAATGCTTTTAATATAATTTTGAATAAGTTCAATATTAACAAAGAATTTTGTTAATTGATATCCTGAAACAAAGCCCAATAAAGTAATAATCCATTTCGTGACTTTTTTTACCACCTCATCACCTCCTTCTAAAATTTTACATTCTCTATTATAACAAATATAAATTAATATTTGCTTAAAGACAAGATAATAGTCTAAGAAAATTTTCTTAGACTATTAAAGGTATCTTAAATCTATTTTATATGATCTGTAATCAATTGTTCTGCTTCTTCTTTCGAGATGTCCTTTACTAAGGCAAGTTCACTCATAAGTATTTGTTTTGCATTATTAAGCATTTTCTTTTCGCCAGTTGAGAGACCTTTTTCTTCATCTAATAAGATAAGATTTCTTACAACTTCAGCCACTTCGAAAATATCTCCAGTTTTGATCCGATCCATATTTTTTCGGTGCCGTTTGCTCCAGTTTGTCTCATCTTCATCCTGCCCTTTACCTAAGACAATAAGTATCTCATCTATGATCTCTTCATTTACAATATCGCGAAGTCCCAGTTTTTCTGAATTATTTACAGGAACCATTAACTTCATTTGACATATAGGTAATTCTAATATAAAATAAGAAGCTTTTTCGCCTAATATTTCTTTTTCTTCAATATTTTCAATGACTCCAGCGCCATGCATTGGATAGACAATTTTATCCCCAATCGAAAACATGCATTTACCTCCTTTAATACCCATTAAGGTCTTGTATTTATTATAATACAATCAGGAGAATATGTCAAAACAAATATTTTAACA encodes the following:
- a CDS encoding glycyl-radical enzyme activating protein, with the translated sequence MEEKRAIIFNIQKFSIHDGPGIRTVVFFKGCPLRCLWCANPESQIGKIQISWDDTKCVECNKCVESCPEGSIINVNGRKQIDTNKCENWETIIKECPTKGFTVEGEYKSVDEIMQEVLKDKVFYEESGGGVTLSGGEVLQQADFAIELLKELKKYGIHRAAETTGYAAPQIFERFIEHIDLLLYDMKHYDPVKHKEATNVDNKITQANMRTAVKKGKKIIARIPVIPGFNDDLKDAKEFCKLLKDIGIKEVNLLPFHQMGEKKYEALGMEYKMKGIKQLHPEDLKEYQEIFLREEFDCKI
- a CDS encoding PTS sugar transporter subunit IIB, yielding MIKIKLFCAAAFSTSALVEKMKKAAAARGLEVDIEACAQGKLADSLDGLDVALLGPQIAYTLPKSQKICGEKCVPVAVIPMADYGMMNGEKVLDFALSLIEKEK
- a CDS encoding DeoR/GlpR family DNA-binding transcription regulator; this encodes MTDRLSKILSIVNENRKIEVSKLSELLDVSQVTIRKDLDILSEKGLINREHGYAVLNESDDINNRLAVNYNIKLKIAKSAAETVSNGETIMIESGSSCAIFAEEVAKSKKDITIMSNSAFIASYIRQYSNCKVILLGGEYQKESQVNVGPITKICAEQFYVDKLFIGIDGFSPTIGFMASDLMRAEAVKSMAASARKVIILSDSTKFDRHGLVNLFSIGDIDALYTDANIPDKICETFERKGIHVITVSTAP
- a CDS encoding glycyl radical protein — encoded protein: MSNYFGHLTPRMKQYREAVLDKKPYIDPERAVLATESYKENQGKPVNLQRALMLKNILENMTIYIEEETFIVGNQASSNNDAPIFPEYTMEFVINELDKFEKRDGDVFYITEDTKEKLRLIAPFWDGKSLRDYSKSLLPDEVAPFLGFFGMEGKMNSGDAHLAADYPQLLKVGLRGYEERTRKLKSKLDLTVPENIDKYHFYQSVLIVIDAVHTYAKRFSKLALEMAKNATPERAEELREISRITAKVPYEPAETLAEAIQSVWFIQVILQIESNGHSLSYGRFDQFMNPYYEADLAAGRITEEHAVELLTNLWVKTLTVNKVRSQSHTLSSAGSPLYQNVTIGGQTKDKKDAVNKMSYLVLRSIAQTKLPQPNLTVRYHTGLDNKFMSECIEVVKLGFGMPAFNNDEIIIPSFIDYGVSEEDAYDYSAIGCVETAVPGKWGYRCTGMSYMNFPKILLITMNDGVDPASGLRFAEGKGHFTQMKSYEDLIAAWDSIVREITRMSVIVENACDIGIERKAPDILCSTLTQDCIGRGKTIKEGGAIYDFISGLQVGIANMADSLAAIKKLVYEEGKVTQQELWDALMDDFQSPRGKEIQELLIEEAPKYGNDEDYVDQLIVEAYESYIDEIEKYPNTRHGRGPIGGRRYAGTSSISANVGQGMGTLATPDGRNAHEPLAEGCSPAHNMDKTGPTGVFKSVAKLPTEKIVGGVLLNQKVNPMVLSKEEDKQKLIMLIRAFFNRLKGYHVQYNVVSRETLLDAQKHPEDHRDLIVRVAGYSAFFNLLSKATQDDIIERTEHVI
- a CDS encoding PTS lactose/cellobiose transporter subunit IIA; the protein is MNEMEQTIMQLIIHSGDAKTHGYEAIRKINEGDSEGADEEIKLAHDALIVAHNAQTSLLQKEAAGEKVEISALFVHAQDHLMTSMSELNLIEQIVELRKVVNTLVENKK
- a CDS encoding PTS sugar transporter subunit IIC, translated to MNTKDFGNKLMEVMMKFVNMKGVIALKEGMLSILPLTVVGSIFLIIGALPFKGVTDFLTNTFGPEWSVPFMQVYGGTFAIMGMVACFAIGYAYVKNEGYEALPAGVLSIATFFIIQNSFVTLEGGEVVNDVISKAWTGGQGMITAIIVGLFVGATYSWFMRKKIVIKMPDSVPPGVANQFTALIPAAFIFAVSAIVYGIFKFGLQTTFIEWIYTVLQVPLQGLTDSLPGAIGIAFFISFLWWFGVHGQSIVNGIVVSLLTANSVANAELLQQVGSATVEGGAHIVTQQFLDSFIILSGSGITFGIVFAMLFAAKSEQYKSLGKMSVVPAIFNINEPVVFGFPIVLNPLMFIPFIAVPVIAALLVYGAIAIGFLQPFSGVILPWSTPLLISGLMVAGWKGALMQIIILAMSVLIYLPFFKKQDQITYKQEQEAKTKA